The Salvia miltiorrhiza cultivar Shanhuang (shh) chromosome 2, IMPLAD_Smil_shh, whole genome shotgun sequence DNA window CAATTCGCACGACACTtgtacaattaaattaaaaatcaagatGTATATAGTcaattttaacaaataaaaaaggTGTATATAGTCAATGAGTAATATTGGCACGGAGAGCTTCACTTACAATGTTCACACCAACTTCGCACGACATTTATTCGTTCCACTCTCTTTTATAATCGGGTAAATATAACTTTAAACCCCAaattattttcgcactatcaattatattttgaactattgaaaataattttttaaaccttgaactatcaattttgtatcaattgtatcctttattcatttttcatcCATTGAAGTTTTAATGAGTAATGCATATAATCAcgtcgttttatataatataggtaaaaaaaagaatgattctAAATACATTGCAGTATCCGGTAAGTCGCGCCAAATTTTTGAAGCTAAAAAAATGAACtaatggtacaattgatacaaaattaatagttcaaggtttaaaaaattattttcgatacttcgggatataattgatagtgcaaaaataatttgagatttaaagtgatatttaacCGCATTTTTATCTTATCGTAGTATATGATTATTTAGGAAGATTGTAGTGCAAAGATGTGTGTGCTCGAATTTATTATAGTACAATaaagtaattatttaaaaataaaacatttcaaatcaaataggataatccaaaaaaaaaatattcttctTGTCCCACTAAAAATGGTCCGTTTTTCATTTTGGGTCGTCTTATTAAAAATGACTCATTTTCATAACATACAATATTTAACTGTTTAAAAGTTATAGATCCtaacacttttatttaatttactcATTATGAAGCGAGTCGTgtttaatgggacagagggagtacaagTTAAGTCAGATgggaggggggaggggggaggggtTGGTGGATGTGATAGATAAAAGTATAAGATTGGAGGGGGGTTTATTTGTtgattttaaattcaaatttaatgacgggagatttatttttatttttttttaattcactttttttttgaaacaaaaatCCATCACACATTTAAATTCGtactttatattttaaataagttTATACGTTTATCTACATTCTTCTAGTCTCCCTTTAGTAAACTAAGGTTGTGAAGAATAGTGATGCTTTAAATTCGACGGCAGTCGGTAGGTGTCTTTGGTTGGAGACTTGGTAAACGTAGTCAAAATGAAGAAGCAAAGTTTAATTTTAGATATTCGATTTCTTGTTTGTTTCGATTCCTTTCTGCAAAGTGGAAAAACACCTTGACTTTGACTCCTTCCAAGAGTAATTACCCGACAAAAGCAGTATGTGGACAGAATTTTGGTCTATAATTAGAGCAATCATTAACTAAACATTCATTAAAATGGccggaaaaataaataaaaaatatcaacTAGTTTCTTGGAAATTCGTTTTTTGTACACTACCTCTTGTTTCTATATTCATCAACGCAAGGATGTTGATTGATAGCAAAGGAAGAAAAAAGTTTGCCATGCATCTACTTGTGAGATTCCTTGAGTGATAAACACAATCAATTCTTTTatattattgaaataattttttttatcagaaaaaaagAGAATATTGAAGTTTAAGTACTTAACCTCACTCTCTACTTCAAAATGTCTTCAAAGAGACATTGTATCTTCTTAATAGtgcatatttatattttattttatactctCATTTTTTGGGGAAATGATACTCTTAATTATGggatataataataacaatctttaattagaatttagtaattttaagtaaattgtagtattaatttataataagtGATAATCAATCAAAAGTTTTTACATAATTAAACTTATACGACGCACCCATTCTAATTAAGTTCAATAAAAATGTAGGAGTATTAGTTTTCATTAAAGTTTATCAATTATGATTAAAATAGAGAGCCTCATTAAAATTTAGAAACACAAAACATAGAAACAATTCAACAAATGAATTGGCGCAACTCTCACTCCACGGCTCCAACTTCCCCACCAAAAAGAGTAGGCATGACCAAATGAGACCATTAATGCCACCGACTAATAATTTGTTGTTTTTTATTTCATCGCTCAACCAAAAAGACAATTcacctttcaattcttgaaacatGCTCACAACCACATCATAAACAACAATTTATTGCAGATATTGATTATTGTTGCATTAATTGAAGTTTGGTAATAGTTTTGTTAGCATCGAAGGTCGATATAAACCTTCTTCCTACACTACGTATGCACATCAATTTAACAATTTGAATCAACAATTAATTCCACCTCCAAATTAAGTTAAAAGGGACAAAATTGTTCAAATGTGAAACCTAGGGTAACTAAAAAGATAGTTCTcccctcaaaaaagaaaaagaaaaagaaaaaggaaaagaaaaagaagaagatagtTTTCCGATTTAAATGTGAAACGAGATTAGAACGCAAAATACGCCAAAAGAAAcacaatatttaaatattaaacattATAAAAACTCCTTTTTCAAACACTAAAACTTTTCCTCCAAAATTGACCCCGcgttttctctctcttactaaactatcttcttcttcttcttcctcctcctccccatcgttctccaccaccaccaccaccactgaCGGCGGCGCTGTCACTTTTCCTAGCTGCTGAAATCTCAACTATCCTCTATGGGAAATTGCAACGCGTGCATCCGACCTCCTGAAAAGGAGTCCCCAAATTCAAAACCACAAACCCCCAAACCCCGCAAAAACAACCGCGGCGAGCACGTCCCCAATCCCTACGCCCGATCTCCCGCCCCGATCCGCGTGCTGAAGGACTTCATGCCGCGCACGCGGATCTCCGACAAGTACGTCCTCGGGCGCGAGCTCGGCCGCGGCGAGTTCGGCGTCACCTACCTCTGCACCGACCGCGAGACGCGGGAGGCGCTCGCGTGCAAGTCGATCTCGAAGAAGAAGCTCCGCACCGCCGTCGACGTGGAGGACGTCCGCCGCGAGGTGGCGATCATGTCGAGCCTGCCGGAGCACGCGAACATCGTGAAGATGCGCGCCGCCTACGAGGACAGCGAGGCGGTGCACCTGGTGATGGAGCTCTGCGAGGGCGGGGAGCTCTTCGACAGGATCGTGGCGCGCGGCCACTACAGCGAGAGGGCAGCGGCCGGCGTCGCTAAGACGGTGGCCGAGGTCGTCCGGATGTGCCACCAGCACGGCGTCATGCATAGGGATTTGAAACCGGAGAACTTCCTCTTCGCCAATAAGAAGGAGAATTCGGCGCTCAAAGTCATCGATTTCGGATTGTCGGTGTTCTTCAAGCCTGGTAGGTTTGTGATTTCCATTGTTTTCAGATTTAGTTGCGATTAATAAACTCTGAAGCTTGAATTAATGGAATCAGGTGAAAGGTTTTCTGAAATTGTGGGGAGTCCGTACTATATGGCGCCGGAGGTACTGAAGCGAAATTATGGACCTGAAGTTGATATATGGAGTGCTGGGGTGATTCTGTATATTCTATTGTGTGGTGTTCCTCCGTTTTGGGCCGGTATATTCCTCATTTCGATCTCCAATCTTAGAGCCAATAGTAAACAGAGGATAACTGCTGTGTTTGTTGCAGAAAGTGAGCAAGGTGTAGCACTTGCGATTTTGAGAGGAGTGATTGATTTCAAGAGGGAGCCATGGCCACAGGTTTCTGAAAGTGCCAAAAGCCTTGTTAGGCAAATGCTGGAGCCAGACTCCGACAAGCGTTTGACAGCCCAGCAGGTTCTTGGTGAGTTACGTTTCTCTAGTACTAGTATTCTTTTACAAATCTGAAAAAGTGAGAGTCGTAGTGTTTGTGTTATCCATGAATACTTTGATGGTGAGGAGAAAGGAAATCACACAAAACTGACTTCATGCTATTCCATAGAACATCAAAATCTATAACTAGTCACTCAAAGATCTCAAGGTTTTGGGCTCAGAAACTTAAAATTTTCCCCAACAGTGAATATCAAATGCTTGGCTTGCACTTAGGAGTTAGGAGTGAGCAACACCGAACCAAAACCGAATAGTTGAATTATGGTCTGTTCGATTCGATTTTAGCTACATTTGGTTCGATTCGGTTATAATTTTAGGCATCGGTTCAGTTTCTGgattaaaaattttggttggaGCCGAACCGACCAAACTTTTAGTGTTTAATATTTCTTTAATTCTAAACCGTAAAAAAATCTTAGGCTTaagatatttattatattaatatatctcttttatttctttgattgattgattttgaatttattactaTGATGATTTTTCTTTCTACTATTTTGGGTgctaatctatataatataaagaggagttttttcctcCATTCCTTCcctctattttttctctctcttcttccatcaaattttttcaatattttctcttcttttttataattttaattattttctaaacatcaaaaaaatttatttatgaaaaaaatattcaatatgcatcttaaatttaattttgtgacaatttttttaatatggtgatttttttatcaaaaatgaatttaaaatgaataagttatgaaaattttaagatattttattttctctcttcactaaaattttataatttttttatttatgttagtccatgagaatatttattcatttaatatgtcgtgtaatactctataataataatgtataatgttaattttcattatcaaaaaatttgaaattatttaataactatgatTATCATTACACATTATACAAagttaaatttttaattgacgaggtttatctttaatttatttttaaaatatattttgtatttaattataatttatctaatatttatatatttttatttaaaacatgtggttgatttcgatgttcgtcgcACGAATGGTCATACTAGTTTTGATATAAAAATGAGAATATAAAAAAGTTATGGTTAACCGAAACCGACATTTGAAATTCGGTTTAGTTCCGTTgcccatttttaaaaaattagcgTACCACCCACGTGGAAACTATTTTATAAATTGcgatattaaataaatttaaaatataaataataaacataGACAAACTTATAATGTAATTGAACCAATCCAATCGAGTGCCCACCCCTACTTGTACTTACTATTCGGAGCATAATGTTCGATTCTTTCTCATAAACTTTGAGCAATCCTAAATTGCTAGCAATTCATGGAAAGTATTACTGATGTTTATAACAGTTCTTGTTAGATGTAGGAATCACGAATGCCTTAGCCAACTAGGCCTGTGGAAAGTCTGGATTAGTAATACACTTAAATCTTTTAATATAAGAACAAATTTCATGCAAATGTTTTTTTGGAGTAAAAAATGCGTATCAGAGCATATGAATATCACAGCTTGCTAATCTTGCAAATCAAGACATGTGAATTTATGCAGCATTTTGTTTCTGCGCGGCAGCTCTAACACTTGTGTGGTTTTGAGTAGATCATCCATGGATACAAAATGCGAAAAAGGCTCCAAATGTACCGTTGGGAGATATCGTGAGAGCACGACTCAAGCAATTTTCTGGCATGAACAGATTGAAGAAGAAAGCATTGAGGGTGAGCATCTAGCTTTAATGTGATATATTGGTAAACTTCGAGCTCGTTATTGCAAACACAAAGTTCTTCCTCAGCACAGTTTAGTTGTGGGCTCTGCCAATGCTTTTTTGATCATTAGTTACATCTCTCCGTCGTAACGATCATTTAACCTTAACACAACTGTGTAGGTAATTGCGGAGCATCTGTCAGTTGAAGAGGTAGAAATAATTAGAGATATGTTCGCGTTGATGGATACCGACGATGATGGGAAGGTTACATTTGAGGAACTAAAAACTGGCCTGAGGAAAGTGGGTTCACAGCTTGCAGATCCTGAGATAAGGCTGCTGATGGATGTGGTTAGTTCTCCAAATTTTTAACCTTGAAAACATCAAATGGATTTAAGATTATATGTTTCGCTATTTTATCTATTCAGCAATCCCTTTATCTGTAGCCCTGAAGCCAGATTTTTGCCAGTGTCCTATTCCTAACACAAGAAGTCTTGTGTCTATTTTGACTAGGCCGATGTTGATGGGAACGGAGTGTTGGACTATGGAGAGTTTGTGGCTGTCACAATCCACTTACAGAGGATGGAGAACGACGAGCATTTCCGCAAAGCGTTCATGTTCTTCGACAAAGATGGGAGCGGGTACATAGAACTAGACGAGCTACGAGAACCTTTAGTGGATGAATCGGGGGAACCTGAACTTGATGTACTCAACGACATCATGCGCGAAGTTGATACTGACAAGGTTTAAGATCCTAAATTCTTGCCCATCTTCTACTATATCTATAATCAACAACTGAGTGTTCACTATCGCATAAATGGAGTTCTTGCAGGATGGGCAAATTAGCTACGACGAGTTTGTGGCAATGATGAAAACTGGGACGGACTGGAGAAAAGCGTCGCGACAGTATTCAAGAGAGAGGTTCAAGAGCTTGAGCTTAAACTTGATGAGAGACGGCTCTCTGCAGCTGAAAGATGGTTTTACAGGTCAAACTGTTGTAGTTTAAATTTTTGGGATTTCTACCATGTCCCCCCTTTGCTGGAAAGAAAACCAGCTATTTCTCGAAAACTCGAGGCTTCTGAAAGTGAAGGAGCTTCGAGGACGACCCTCATTGCGATTCTGTATTCTCGATTTGCAATGTTCCATTGATGCGAAATGGTTTTCTTCGATGAGCAGAGGAGTTTCAGGGAAGATGTGAGTGAGTGAGTGGTAATTCTTTTGTTCATAAGATGTGCAAAGGATGCGTGATAGGTAAGGAAGGAGGTGCCCATGTTTGTGCTGTATATTTTtgcaatctctactctctctctctccctctgtaTATGTGCCTACTTAGGCACCTAAAATTGTGATTTGAAATGTTAAACGCTGGAAAGATTCATTTATTCAATGATTTATTACAATAATCTCAGAGTAGCCTAGTTCATTTTGATTGTATTCCTACCTACCTGCTTCTGAAAAGAGCAAATTCGTTCCGAGCATGAAACACTAATGTACAGGAGTCTGATAAAACTTCAACTACGTCGGAACAACTCATTTTCAAATGGTTACCACATTGTTCACAAACTCATTCTATTCATTTCAGAAGTTTTTTATTCATCCAAATCACTTCATGTTGAATGTACACATGACGCATTGAGATAAAAAAGATCCATGattcatataatttaaattgcaatgACCTCAATCCTCTACTTCTCAGTTCTCACATAAATGACACATATGCACATGTTGTATTCACGAAAGTAAACGTTTCAAGAAACAGTCGGATCACTAACCCGGTCTTATCCAGCAGTCTCCTCATGGCGGATGAAAGACCTCATCCACTTCACTTGAAGTACCACGGGCCATCAAATGACGTCGTGATACTGCTACGCAGCAAAGCAACATGGTGATGAAGGGCCATTAAACTGATTTAAGACTTGATAGCAAAGCAATAACATTCTTGATTCCAACAGATAACATGTTTATCCATGCACGAGACATATGGTGAATCAACAAAACAAGAAAGTAGATGAATCAACAATAGAGGAATGCAGATCAACCAACAAAGAAATCTGAGAACACTTATCAAGTCCCTCTTAACACGAATATATTCAAGATGACCCGGCCATCAAGAGATTGTCCGCCAAGCCAATAAAGCATTTTCCGAAGGTACATATCACCAAGATCAAGTTTGAAGACACTTCTTCATTTCCTTCTGTGGGGGGGTATATCTTTGAGATCACAGCAATAGATGTGGAGACATTAAAACACCAAACTAATGATTGCCTATTGCAAATGATCGCGGGAAAAAAGTGAAATATGAGGACCCCATAAGCGAAATTCACTTTTCATGATTGACAATCTACATGACTGAGTATTTCTATCCTCACTACAAGGATTTCTTCAATCTTATGCTTTCGATGAGATATGAATCAACCAAAAATAGCTTAATTATCAAGGGcattgggatatcccaaagtttcaattcatcttagtaaacaatGGATTAGCCTATACAATTTTTATCTATCTAGATTAATTCTGAAAAGTAGACATCCCTTAAAGGGTTCCATCATTTATAACAAAGAGTTCTATCTTCTATATCCATATTGTTAAGACtgccaatatatatatatatatatatatatatatatatatatatatatatatatatagttcgaTACACATGTAGCGCATATATGGCCTGAATGAGCAAATATTAATGAAAATGTTACGAGAGAATGTTATCATCATGTTCAGCAGTAGCATAAATTCAAGCACAGTATATAAATACAAATGCGGCAGCATGAAAAAGGCGACGCTGGGAAGGAGATACTGTACAGGAAAGCAGAGCTGCTTCTTCGAACTCACAAAGAAGCCGCCGATCTCCAGAACTCACTCGGCTTTCGGTGCCGATCGATCGGCATCTTCTTCCTAATCGAATCAATCGCCGCAAAATCAATATCCGCAACAGCAATTCCAGTGGACAGCCGATCAGGCAGCCGGCCAACAACCGTACCCCAAGGATCAATAATCATACTATCACcgtaactctctctctcatcactGTGGATCCCAGCCTGCGCTGCCGCTATCACGTAGCACTGAGTCTCGATTGCCCGTGCGCGGAGCAGAATCTCCCAATGCGCGTGCCCCGTAGGTTTAGTGAACGCCGCCGGCACCAACAACACCTCCGCGCCGCGGTGGAATCTCAGCTGCTGGTAGATCTCCGGAAACCGCAAATCGTAGCAGACTGTTAAACCTAATTTCCCGAACGGACTATCGACGGCGACGATTTCTTCTCCCGCTTCTGTAAAACTGCCCTCCTTGTACACCGCGCCGCCGGGAACGTCGACGTCAAACAAATGCATCTTACTGTACTTGCTCCTGATGTTCCCGGCGTCGTCGATTATCACGTGCGTGTTGCGCAGATGCGAATCGTCCGATCCTTTCTCCTGAAATCCGCCAAGCGACAGCCAGATACTTGAATCCCTAGCTAGTGAGCGGTACTTCTCCATGATCGGACCGTCTAGTGGCTCGCAGATCGTGAGGCTGTCGCCGGATTTCGAGCCGACGTAGGAGAAATTCTCCGGGAAACAGAGCAACTTGGCGCCGGCGGTGACTGCTTCCTTCACAAGGCGAGAGCAGGTGGCGAAGTTGGCGGAGAGGTCGTTGACGGAGGTCATCTGCGCCGTGGCGACCCGCACGGTGTTGACCATGGCTGCTGCTTCCATCAAGCGACGGAGATGAAGAGAAGAGTGTGTTGCGACTTGTGCTTGTGAGCTTActtcgtaaaatgtttgattttaACGGCCGTTGGATCTTCTATGTTTGGCTTATATCAAACGGCTTCAAATATCCTTACAATGTAGCGGGTCATGGATCATATCTCGGGTAGGGTACGACGATAATGGGCCTAAACGAAATTTGTCAATTTATATTGGGTTGGGCTTTTGCCTCGTATTTCTTTGCGTACCAAGAAATGCATTGATGCCTTCACATCCAAATCGAATTTGTGTCAAGTTTTCAAATTTCACGTGATGTCAAATTATTTATCGTCGCAAGTCAAATCGagcttgaaaatctttcaaCTATTAATTTATTGACCATTGGATAATGCTATTTGGTATATATGGTCACATCAGCAACAGTGAATCTCAAATTATCAATCTACTAAAGTCTAGTagcattatttgattttatagTAATAAAGGGGCAATTCTGTAATCAGCACGTTGAGACAGAAAAGTGGGCAAACTTGTCTTTAAGCTCAGTTGGGGTGGGGCGAAGATTATTCGTATTTCGTAACTAATTCTTACTTTcaaattttatcaaaaaaaaaaaaaaacttactttaaattaatatgaattatgatATTTAGAATGAACTTATAATTTCAAATGAGAtgcaatttatttaattatttgaaagtataaaaataaacataaaaatataaaaacatctCGTACATTGCAATAACGCATAGTCTCTTTTTAATCATTAGTAGAATgcagggatgtcaatcgggccagcccaccgggtttcgggttaattgggtgcgggctaatcgggctggagattttgtcgggttataaattttcaaccctaaccctaaacgttcgggtttcgggctagtctaatgcgtaaaaataaaataatcatttgtattttgttatttttaataatataatgtatatataatgtataaaatatacatagaaatcaaagatataaattatatagcaagcatgaaatacaaaaatataagatattgaaaaaaaaacatcaagattacataacatataaaataagttggtaacaataaaatgttcaattttgttaacgaaaaaataataaaatatccaacaatagtttcaATTTATAGAatcaaagcatctcaaaaatacagaaaagtgaaatgatgagactttataatattttgtcatttttttatttttatatctaaatatttaatattaatgtattcgggtttcgggctaaccCATCGAGTTAGTCGGGTCGACCCTATCGGGTGCCGGactattcggttacgggctaatcgggttgtaatttttatcgggttgaaaatattcaactCTAACCCTTTCGGATGACGGattaatcgggccagcccacgaATTTCGGGCtaaattgacatccctagtagAATGCGCCACAATGTTCAACTGATTTTGGTAGCATTTTGAGGAAATGTTCAACTGATATGGTAAATGGGGAAATGATAAAATAGTAGTAGTAGCAAGTTATTATTAGTGGCTGTTctaaaaaaaagttattattAGAGGCAATGAATGAAAACCCACTTCTGTATTTTGACCAAGAAAACAGATCGTTAATATGGTCCACAAAATAAAACATCTGTTattgaaatataaaaaatgattgGAAAAAGCTGAAATCAACAGAGAACTGACTGTATCGTATTTTCCTaactaaatattcaaataaacaaaacaatCATCTCATTCACATATTTTTCcttacaaaataaatttatctgcattttttataaataagattGAAGATCCAAGATGGATCACTGATTGATGGGCCCCAACTTTAAATGCACATGAGTACAACTGAGAGTCGTTAGGAAAGGATCATGTAATCAAATTGGGCAGTCTGTTTCCGCATTCAATATCATGCCATTATCCCTAAAATAATGGATCCATGTTATTGAACCGAGCAATTAATATATTTGGTGAAATATTTTATCTATACATTATGAATGTGTTAGTGATTGTATGATTAACTATGATACGGTGGATAATGATCAAACTTATCTAATGTCTTATCTCTATATTTCATAAATACTATAGTTTGTGAATTGTGACTGTatttggattaacaatagaataAATTGTGATTATGTTCCGGTATGAAGGAGGCATTAGTTATAGTAAAAATTATTGTTAGTgttgaaattatgaattaatttgGTTCATAgattttgattaaatttatggtcattgttatttttcatgccAACCTCTTCTATTATACAGTTATACTCCATGCGTCACACTACAATAGGCTCGTTCTATATTTATATGATATGATAATGCATCCATTT harbors:
- the LOC131008876 gene encoding calcium-dependent protein kinase 10-like isoform X1; the protein is MGNCNACIRPPEKESPNSKPQTPKPRKNNRGEHVPNPYARSPAPIRVLKDFMPRTRISDKYVLGRELGRGEFGVTYLCTDRETREALACKSISKKKLRTAVDVEDVRREVAIMSSLPEHANIVKMRAAYEDSEAVHLVMELCEGGELFDRIVARGHYSERAAAGVAKTVAEVVRMCHQHGVMHRDLKPENFLFANKKENSALKVIDFGLSVFFKPGERFSEIVGSPYYMAPEVLKRNYGPEVDIWSAGVILYILLCGVPPFWAGIFLISISNLRANSKQRITAVFVAESEQGVALAILRGVIDFKREPWPQVSESAKSLVRQMLEPDSDKRLTAQQVLDHPWIQNAKKAPNVPLGDIVRARLKQFSGMNRLKKKALRVIAEHLSVEEVEIIRDMFALMDTDDDGKVTFEELKTGLRKVGSQLADPEIRLLMDVADVDGNGVLDYGEFVAVTIHLQRMENDEHFRKAFMFFDKDGSGYIELDELREPLVDESGEPELDVLNDIMREVDTDKDGQISYDEFVAMMKTGTDWRKASRQYSRERFKSLSLNLMRDGSLQLKDGFTGQTVVV
- the LOC131008876 gene encoding calcium-dependent protein kinase 10-like isoform X2; its protein translation is MGNCNACIRPPEKESPNSKPQTPKPRKNNRGEHVPNPYARSPAPIRVLKDFMPRTRISDKYVLGRELGRGEFGVTYLCTDRETREALACKSISKKKLRTAVDVEDVRREVAIMSSLPEHANIVKMRAAYEDSEAVHLVMELCEGGELFDRIVARGHYSERAAAGVAKTVAEVVRMCHQHGVMHRDLKPENFLFANKKENSALKVIDFGLSVFFKPGERFSEIVGSPYYMAPEVLKRNYGPEVDIWSAGVILYILLCGVPPFWAESEQGVALAILRGVIDFKREPWPQVSESAKSLVRQMLEPDSDKRLTAQQVLDHPWIQNAKKAPNVPLGDIVRARLKQFSGMNRLKKKALRVIAEHLSVEEVEIIRDMFALMDTDDDGKVTFEELKTGLRKVGSQLADPEIRLLMDVADVDGNGVLDYGEFVAVTIHLQRMENDEHFRKAFMFFDKDGSGYIELDELREPLVDESGEPELDVLNDIMREVDTDKDGQISYDEFVAMMKTGTDWRKASRQYSRERFKSLSLNLMRDGSLQLKDGFTGQTVVV
- the LOC131008877 gene encoding deaminated glutathione amidase, chloroplastic/cytosolic encodes the protein MEAAAMVNTVRVATAQMTSVNDLSANFATCSRLVKEAVTAGAKLLCFPENFSYVGSKSGDSLTICEPLDGPIMEKYRSLARDSSIWLSLGGFQEKGSDDSHLRNTHVIIDDAGNIRSKYSKMHLFDVDVPGGAVYKEGSFTEAGEEIVAVDSPFGKLGLTVCYDLRFPEIYQQLRFHRGAEVLLVPAAFTKPTGHAHWEILLRARAIETQCYVIAAAQAGIHSDERESYGDSMIIDPWGTVVGRLPDRLSTGIAVADIDFAAIDSIRKKMPIDRHRKPSEFWRSAASL